The following nucleotide sequence is from Triticum dicoccoides isolate Atlit2015 ecotype Zavitan chromosome 7B, WEW_v2.0, whole genome shotgun sequence.
CACTGCATCATCTTTCTGTATATGGTGTACGGCAGGCGTCAAGGAAATGAAGGCAGCAAACATACAAGGGATGAAAGTGGAAACAAAGGAAGAACATGAAAAGCGTGCTAGTGCATACCAACTCTGTGAACAAAGGCACAATTTTCCCAATCCTGTGGTTTGATGGTATGAGATCCCAAGGCCTTTTCGCCTTGTCACTCTCCCCCTTTTCATCGGCAAAAGAAATATGCTCATTCGGACAGAGATTCAGCTGTTGCAAGACCTGGGCCAGAGAACAAGACATTATAGATTTGCATGTAAACATTGCCTGAATGCAAGTAATTCATAAGTTGGTGACAAACATCTTTTGAGAAGGACGGCATGAAAGGCTCTAGCAAACAAGCGAGAAGGTAGACAACTCCAACTGAAGTTTTCATCACAGTCGCGCAACTAGCTGGATCTTGTTGGTAAAGCTTCCAAAATTGACTCTCCTGCATATCCAGGTAGAAAACCGGAGTCAAATCCCGTGCAAGTTAAATGATGCAGAGTAGAAATGAAATCAGCAAAGGAAGGAACAAGAGCTTACTTGAAGGTAAGCATTTCCCTCACTAGAGATGGCCATTGCAATTTTCAGCCCTTGTTTTAGTTTGACCTGTTAACGGCAATGTTTATGTCACATAAATGCTTCAGATCTATGGTACTTATTCAGATTTATTCACTAGTACAATGCGGAGTTCACACAGTTCAGGTTAATGCATTACCTTGTCCATTGCATCAGTATACTGCTGAATCAAATTACCAACAGTTTCTGCTAACGACTGACTCAATGGATGTATATCAGCATTAGGTGCTTCAGGTATGATGGAGCCGTAGCCAGCTCCTGCAGGAACAATTGAAAAAAATTTTATCAGCACCACCAACAAAGAAAATTTAAAAGAGAATGTTCGTCTTCTAACCCTCTGGTTTTGCGATAAAGCTTAGCACTCGATAGATGAAGTTGCCCAAATTCTTTAGCAGCTCGTTGTTATGCTTTATCTGCAAACCTCCCCATGTGAAAACTGCATCTGATGCCTGAAAGTTTTacaagatagaccaaaatgaacaaTCTTACATGCATAGAGGTTTAATATAGATAATTCAATTTAACCAAAACCTAACCTCAGGACGATTACTAAGCAAGTAGTATCGCCACACATCAGCAGGAATATTTGTGGCTTTGGCGTCATTGCCAAAGACTCCGATGCCCTTAGTTTTCGAGAACTTTCCTGTGCATGATAACAGAGTGAACAAAAAAAAGATGTCCAAGAATAAATAATGGCCTGAACAAAACCTGTGCGATACCTGATTCATAGTTGAAATATTCAGTCACACTAATATTCTTCATCAGAGTCCAGTTTTCACCAGTACCAAGTAGAGCAGAGGGAAACATGACCTGTAAAATTGTTACATATGCAGCAAAATAAGATttctatgaaaagataatataagaATTGCCTGCTACATATCTGTATGCACTtgcacatatactccctccgtttcgaaatataagcccttttagagatttcaatacggactacatatggatgtatatagacatattttaaagtgtagtccatattaaaatctctGAAAGgtattatatttaggaacggagggagtagaatatatTGAAGCTTGTTAAGCAGCGTTGTACATAGAGAGGGTATTTGTATACTGGAAACTCCCAAGTTGGCAAAAGAATCTCACCGTGTGGAATGGGACGTTGTCTTTGCCCATAAACTGATACAATTCGACATTCTCTGGGTTCTTCCACCACTTTTCCCACTCGGGCGTGTAGCAGGCCGTGATGGAAATATATCCGATCGGCGCATCGAACCAGACATAGAACACCTGAACCCATTCATCACATTACTAACATTAACACAAACATGGGAGATATAAACTTTCCCAAATGAATCTCTGCATGCTCAGATGGATGGCAGACCTTATCCTTGTACTTCTCATGTGGGACAGGGATGCCCCATTTCAAATCCCTGGTGATGCAGCGAGGCCTCAGCCCTTCCTTCAACCAGGCATCCGTGATGCGAACTGCGTTCTGGCTCCATGATCCGGTCGCCGAGGCCTCGTCGATGTACTTCTCCAGTTTCTCCTCCAACAAGGGAAGCTCCAAGAACAAGTGGTCCGTATGGCGGACGACCGGTATGCCCTCACAAACCTGGAGAATGGTAACAGTTAAGCACATGGAAGATTGATACGCGGTGAGAAGAGCCAAATAGAACTAGAGAAGCTCCTCCTGCCTTGCATCTGGGATCAATCAGCTCGGTCGAATTCAGCAGCCTCCCGCATCTGTCGCACTGATCGCCCCTCGCGGTGTCGTTGCCGCATCCCTCCACGGGGCATGAGCCCACGACGAATCTGTCCGCCAAGAATCTTTGGCATGATTCGCAGTAGAGCTACAATAGATGGACAGAATAATTTAGGCTATGTCTAGTGTGAGGAAAAGAAAACGCAGGGAATGAACCTGTGACAACATAAAACAGATAACCGGCAAACCTGCTGCATTGTGTTCTCTGAGAGCCAGTTGTTGTCCAGCAGCTTGTGGAAAATCGATTGGCAGATCTCTGTCTGCTGCGGGGTGGATGTCCGGCCGAAGTGGTCGAAGCTGATGTTGAACCACTCGTACACTTCCTTGTGGATTGCATGGTACCTGCATCAGTCAGTAGGGGGGTGGATTTTCAGAAGCTATGCAACACAACACAGATGTAGTTCCCCTCTTTATTCCCTGATGATGAAGCAATTTGGTTGAGTGCAATAATTTAATTTAATCCAAATTGCAGTTCTACTTGCAAACTTGATAGTGCAGCACGAACCATCCATACCGGTCCTCCAATACGAATAAACCAAAACCTCAACCTCAATTTGCACAAATATCAGCTTCCGACGATACTATAATCTCCACTAAATATCACACTGTCACGTCTCAGGCTATGGGCGAGATGTAAACAGTGAAGGTGCCATCCAGCAAAGAGAGAAGATCGGCGACGGCGCCTGGTGGTGTGAGTGAGTTGTGTGTGTGCTGAGTGGTCCGTAAAAGTCGTGTGGCTGTAACTGAAGCAAACAAGTCTGAAGATTGAAATCAGTTCTGAATTCTCCTCCTACTCTTCCCCTTTGACTATGAGTCGTCGTCTTCTTCCTCACGCAATCAAGGGGatgtcacacacacacacgcacacacacgcacgcacacacacacacacacacacacacacacacacacacagagcaaCGGTTAGCCAAACACTCCAAGCCAAGACAAGCCAAACTACAGCATCATTTAGCCTACTAGGCTAGTTCATCATGTAATGATGCGTATAATAGTATCGAAAATCAAGTGGTGCGGGCGCTCACTTGTCGCAGATCTCCAGAGGGGAGCAGCCCTCCTCGATGGCCTTGTTCTCGGTGGCGGTGCCGTACTCGTCGGTGCCGCAGACGTAGAGCACGTTGTGGCCGCGGAGGCGGCAGTAGCGCGCGAAGACGTCGGCGCTGAGCACGCAGCCGATGATGTTGCCCAGGTGCGGCACGTTGTTCACGTACGGCAGCGCGCTCGTCACCAGCACgttccgccgccccgccaccggcaccttcgcctcccccttccccgacgacatcgccgCGCCGGCCGATATAGAACGCGGAGTGGTGTTTCTGTGTGCGTGTATTTCTTCCTTTCAGCGCTTGTCCGATTGGTCGCGGGTTGCATTACATATATATTCTCTGGTGGATGCAAAGCTGACGCGTTCGACGGCGACGTCTTCTTGACGGCCAAGGAAGCTTGACTTTCTATTACTGTGGGTTTGTTCGTTTTTTTTAGCAACTACTGTGGGTTTGTTCGTGGTACGCCAGTTGCCTAAACTAGGACTGGGCCTTCCGAGGCCCAAACTGCATAATTAAAGGGACGAAACGACTTAAGTTTTTTTTAGGGGTACCAAAACGACTCCCCAGTCTGGCAGCCCACACCCCCCGCGCGGGGCGGGCGCCCccgttttatttccttttgttttggCCAGTGCTAGGCGTAAGCCGGCTGATCAGCCGCCTCTCTAGCCGCCTGATTAGCTTGAGCTACACCGTTGGATGGAATTTTTGGGTTGCCTAACTTTCACATACTCCATGGCCAGTGCTAGGCGTAAGGCGGCTGATCAGCTGCCTCGCTGGCCACCCGATTAGCTTGTGCTACACCGTTGGATGGAACTTTTGGGTTGCCTAATTTTCACATACTTCATCGTTTCCACACGCACATCTGTTCGTGCTCCCATCGACACCCAACCATCCCGCTGGCGAttctcaaaaacaaaaacaaaaaaccatCCCACTGGCTCATAAAAAATAGATGTCATTGTCTCGTCGTGTAGCGCTGCCATTGCAAAAGTGTCGTCATCATGGCAACATggcaacaacagcagcagccgcCTTCCCCAAGCAACATGGCCGTCCAACGCCGTCGTCGTCGCAGCAGCACTGCTTTTGCAGAGCGACGTCTTCATGGCAGCAGTAGCAGCcgccatctccaagcagcatcgccgTCCGCTGCCGCCGTCATCGCAGCAGCGCTGCCAATGCAGAAGCGACCCCATACGGTACCCCGGGCCCTGGCGCTGCTGCCATGACGACATCGCTTCTGCATTGCGGAAGTACCGCAtggggtcgcggtagtaccgcgccagcggttctaccgtCCCCTGTCGGTGCTCATCAGAACGGGTCCAGGCCCTgccgtgcccacggtagtaccgcaagcctATGTGGTAGTACTGctggcccgtgcggtagtaccgctcctggtgtGCGGTAGTACTGCGGGTCGCAGGCTGAgtaggtgggtaacggttggaattgtcccgtgactataaaaggggtgtcttcttcctctagttgaccatctcttccatccctaagctccattgttgctccaagctcaatTTTCGCACGATCTCTCTCCCtaaccaatcaaacttgttgattctctagggattggctgagaaggccccgatctacacttccaccaagagaaatttgactcctcccactaatcccttgtggatcttgttattcttgggtgtttgagcaccctagacggttgaggtcacctcggagccatagtacattatggtgaagcttcgtggtgtcgttgggagcctccaattcagttgtggagattaccccaaccttgtttgtaaaggttcggtcgccgccttcaagggcaccaatagtggaatcacgacatctcgcattgtgtgagggcgtgaggagaatacggtggccctatgtgacgcccccgattcaatcgtacactaatcatgcacgcaaatgtgtacgatcaagatcagggactcacgggaagatatcacaacacaactctacaaataaaataagtcatacaagcatcataatacaagccaggggcctcgagggctcgaatacaagtgctcgatcatagacgagtcagcggaagcaacaatatctgagtacagacataagttaaacaagtttgccttaagaaggctagcacaaactgggatacagattgaaagaggcgcaggcctcctgcctgggatcctcctaactactcctggtcgtcggcagcgggctgcacgtagtagtaggcacctccagagtagtagtcgtcgtcgacgaaggtggcgtctggatcctgggctccaacgtctggttgcgacaaccagaaagaaaggaaagggggaaaaaggggggagaaagcaaccgtgagtactcatccaaagtactcgcaagcaaggagctacactacatatgcatgggtatatgtgtaaggaggccatatcagtggactgaactgcagaatgccagaataagagggggatagctagtcctttcgaagactacgcttctggcagcctccgtcttgcagcatgtagaagagagtagatggaagtcctccaagtagcatctccaagtagcatctccaatagcatcgcatagcataatcctacccggcgatcctcccctcgttgccctgtagaaaagcgatcaccgggttgtctgtggaacttggaagggtgtgttttattaagtatccggttctagttgtcataaggtcaaggtacaactccaagtcgtcctgttaccgaagatcacggctattcgaatagattaacttccctgcaggggtgcaccaacttacccaacacgcttgatcccatttggccggacacactttcctgggtcatgcccagcctcggaagatcaacacgtcgtagccccacctaggcaaaacagagaggccagcacgccggtctaaacctaagcgcacaggggtctgggcccatcgcccatagcacacctgcatgttgcgagggcggccggaagcagacctagcctagcaggcgttccagtccaatccggcgcgcgccgctccgtcgctgacatctgaagtgcttcggctgataccacgacgccgggatacccataactactcccacgtagatggttagtgcgtataggctcatagccaactcagatcaaataccaagatctcgttaagcgtgttaaatatccgcgaacgccgaccagggccaggcccacctgtctcctaggtggtctcaacctgccctgccgctccgccacaaagtaacagtcgggggccgtcgggaacccaggcccacctctaccgggatggagccacctgccccttcagcccccatcttcgaacagtatcacaggtaatgtaactgtgtaaagtatatcgtatatgcccgtgatcacctcccgaagtgatcacggcccagtagtatagcatggcagacggacaagagtgtagggccactgatggaacactagcatcctatactaagcagtaggatagcaggtaaaggtaacaacagtagtagcaaggacaggctatgcagcagtataggattaactgaaagcagtaacatactacactactctaatgcaagcagtatagaggagaataggcgatatctggtgatcaaggggggggggcttgcctggttgctctggcaagaaggacgagtcaccaacaccgtagtcgaactgggggtcgccggcagtctcggggtctatcagaaagaagtaacggagaggaaacacaataaataacagagcaatcaaggcataacaggacaacaagcagagctagacgtgttctaacgcggtagtaggtgataccgacgaagggggaaagcatccgggaaagtattcccggtgttccgtgttttcggacagatgaaccggaggtgaaatgttgcaggttcactatgctagggacgcgtggcggatgaacgggctgcgtatccggatccgtctcgtcgttctgagcaactttcatgttgaaaataatttaatccgagttacggattaaaagatatgattttttaaagatctTAATAATttatggaatttaattaattatttaatttaatccgaaaatgtatttatgacatcagcatgatgtcatgctgacgtcagcagtcaacagggttgactggtcaacctgaccagtgggtcccactggtcagtgacacattttaattagacatattaattaacctaacagattaattaactaacctaagtgattaggttaatctaatcaggattaattaagttaattaattaatattttatttattataattcttaattccttttttttataaaacattccagggcatggggcccatctgtcataggccccaggggccataaCGGGTCTGGTCGCTAGTGGTTGCGGGCGCAACACACGACCCGAACGGGCGCACGCCCAGGTGCAGGCGGACCCGGGAGGGTACCGGAAcaagggaggccggtggccacggcgtggccatggccggagcggggcgAGGCCGCGGTGGTGCGCGCGGCAGCCGGAGGCGACGCCGGAGTGGGGCCGCGCGGACGGGCGCCGGCAGGGAGCGCTGAGCGCAGCCAGGGGACGAGGCCGCGGCGAGGCGCGCGGGCACACAGCAGGTGCGAGCGCTCCGGGCAGGAGCAGCATGGCGGGCAGCTNNNNNNNNNNNNNNNNNNNNNNNNNNNNNNNNNNNNNNNNNNNNNNNNNNNNNNNNNNNNNNNNNNNNNNNNNNNNNNNNNNNNNNNNNNNNNNNNNNNNNNNNNNNNNNNNNNNNNNNNNNNNNNNNNNNNNNNNNNNNNNNNNNNNNNNNNNNNNNNNNNNNNNNNNNNNNNNNNNNNNNNNNNNNNNNNNNNNNNNNNNNNNNNNNNNNNNNNNNNNNNNNNNNNNNNNNNNNNNNNNNNNNNNNNNNNNNNNNNNNNNNNNNNNNNNNNNNNNNNNNNNNNNNNNNNNNNNNNNNNNNNNNNNNNNNNNNNNNNNNNNNNNNNNNNNNNNNNNNNNNNNNNNNNNNNNNNNNNNNNNNNNNNNNNNNNNNNNNNNNNNNNNNNNNNNNNNNNNNNNNNNNNNNNNNNNNNNNNNNNNNNNNNNNNNNNNNNNNNNNNNNNNNNNNNNNNNNNNNNNNNNNNNNNNNNNNNNNNNNNNNNNNNNNNNNNNNNNNNNNNNNNNNNNNNNNNNNNNNNNNNNNNNNNNNNNNNNNNNNNNNNNNNNNNNNNNNNNNNNNNNNNNNNNNNNNNNNNNNNNNNNNNNNNNNNNNNNNNNNNNNNNNNNNNNNNNNNNNNNNNNNNNNNNNNNNNNNNNNNNNNNNNNNNNNNNNNNNNNNNNNNNNNNNNNNNNNNNNNNNNNNNNNNNNNNNNNNNNNNNNNNNNNNNNNNNNNNNNNNNNNNNNNNNNNNNNNNNNNNNNNNNNNNNNNNNNNNNNNNNNNNNNNNNNNNNNNNNNNNNNNNNNNNNNNNNNNNNNNNNNNNNNNNNNNNNNNNNNNNNNNNNNNNNNNNNNNNNNNNNNNNNNNNNNNNNNNNNNNNNNNNNNNNNNNNNNNNNNNNNNNNNNNNNNNNNNNNNNNNNNNNNNNNNNNNNNNNNNNNNNNNNNNNNNNNNNNNNNNNNNNNNNNNNNNNNNNNNNNNNNNNNNNNNNNNNNNNNNNNNNNNNNNNNNNNNNNNNNNNNNNNNNNNNNNNNNNNNNNNNNNNNNNNNNNNNNNNNNNNNNNNNNNNNNNNNNNNNNNNNNNNNNNNNNNNNNNNNNNNNNNNNNNNNNNNNNNNNNNNNNNNNNNNNNNNNNNNNNNNNNNNNNNNNNNNNNNNNNNNNNNNNNNNNNNNNNNNNNNNNNNNNNNNNNNNNNNNNNNNNNNNNNNNNNNNNNNNNNNNNNNNNNNNNNNNNNNNNNNNNNNNNNNNNNNNNNNNNNNNNNNNNNNNNNNNNNNNNNNNNNNNNNNNNNNNNNNNNNNNNNNNNNNNNNNNNNNNNNNNNNNNNNNNNNNNNNNNNNNNNNNNNNNNNNNNNNNNNNNNNNNNNNNNNNNNNNNNNNNNNNNNNNNNNNNNNNNNNNNNNNNNNNNNNNNNNNNNNNNNNNNNNNNNNNNNNNNNNNNNNNNNNNNNNNNNNNNNNNNNNNNNNNNNNNNNNNNNNNNNNNNNNNNNNNNNNNNNNNNNNNNNNNNNNNNNNNNNNNNNNNNNNNNNNNNNNNNNNNNNNNNNNNNNNNNNNNNNNNNNNNNNNNNNNNNNNNNNNNNNNNNNNNNNNNNNNNNNNNNNNNNNNNNNNNNNNNNNNNNNNNNNNNNNNNNNNNNNNNNNNNNNNNNNNNNNNNNNNNNNNNNNNNNNNNNNNNNNNNNNNNNNNNNNNNNNNNNNNNNNNNNNNNNNNNNNNNNNNNNNNNNNNNNNNNNNNNNNNNNNNNNNNNNNNNNNNNNNNNNNNNNNNNNNNNNNNNNNNNNNNNNNNNNNNNNNNNNNNNNNNNNNNNNNNNNNNNNNNNNNNNNNNNNNNNNNNNNNNNNNNNNNNNNNNNNNNNNNNNNNNNNNNNNNNNNNNNNNNNNNNNNNNNNNNNNNNNNNNNNNNNNNNNNNNNNNNNNNNNNNNNNNNNNNNNNNNNNNNNNNNNNNNNNNNNNNNNNNNNNNNNNNNNNNcggtcttggctgccctttcgaagaggttgatccctttcgttgatgtcttcatttctctgcttcgggtcatcatgatgaagttgtcttccttcgggaactccatcatacttacgaaaggataaggggGTATTACGGAAGAATGGACCGCTACAATGCTTGTTTATCTAGTAGATAACAtcaaggaaggtggcggaaagtaaccctCGAAATGAAACTTAAGGAAAtattgagagcaaagtaaggagttaTCATGGGAAGTTTTGAGCGGGCGggcaaccgttcgatgcctgaaacaacgTGTGAAATGGGTCcaagcagcgagagtaagtattgcgtgtgataccagaatagagcactaggaaggtggcccgtgaattaaatacgaagccaagcatgaggaatattcattagaaacagggttgtacaggagagtcaggtttcgatccagtggacctgtgggttatgggcccaccatgtgggttgaaagtaggaatggtggtgacatcttgcacagccgcgacagggaggcatgccagtgaatagcttgtcagctatgccggcaacaatgtcggtaccaaggacggggaacgaagagagcaattttcctgcttgttgaatgaGGCAAACCAATTGGCAAGctatc
It contains:
- the LOC119338777 gene encoding probable methionine--tRNA ligase, producing MSSGKGEAKVPVAGRRNVLVTSALPYVNNVPHLGNIIGCVLSADVFARYCRLRGHNVLYVCGTDEYGTATENKAIEEGCSPLEICDKYHAIHKEVYEWFNISFDHFGRTSTPQQTEICQSIFHKLLDNNWLSENTMQQLYCESCQRFLADRFVVGSCPVEGCGNDTARGDQCDRCGRLLNSTELIDPRCKVCEGIPVVRHTDHLFLELPLLEEKLEKYIDEASATGSWSQNAVRITDAWLKEGLRPRCITRDLKWGIPVPHEKYKDKVFYVWFDAPIGYISITACYTPEWEKWWKNPENVELYQFMGKDNVPFHTVMFPSALLGTGENWTLMKNISVTEYFNYESGKFSKTKGIGVFGNDAKATNIPADVWRYYLLSNRPEASDAVFTWGGLQIKHNNELLKNLGNFIYRVLSFIAKPEGAGYGSIIPEAPNADIHPLSQSLAETVGNLIQQYTDAMDKVKLKQGLKIAMAISSEGNAYLQESQFWKLYQQDPASCATVMKTSVGVVYLLACLLEPFMPSFSKDVLQQLNLCPNEHISFADEKGESDKAKRPWDLIPSNHRIGKIVPLFTELKDDAVDSFRETFAGSQAERNARAN